A part of Anaerolineae bacterium genomic DNA contains:
- a CDS encoding response regulator transcription factor: MPERQTKKVLQAGDLVLDLEKTMLIKGETAFHLTPKETKLLALLMDNVGRIVSRNQLMQEVWHTDGSDNSRTIDVHIRWLRQKIEDDPNIPEYILTRRSMGYELRLPPKAASL; encoded by the coding sequence ATGCCTGAGCGACAAACCAAAAAAGTTTTGCAAGCAGGCGATTTGGTGTTAGATTTGGAAAAAACTATGCTTATCAAAGGGGAAACAGCCTTTCATCTCACCCCAAAAGAAACAAAACTTTTAGCTCTGCTGATGGATAACGTTGGCCGAATTGTGAGCCGCAACCAACTGATGCAAGAAGTGTGGCATACCGATGGGTCAGATAATTCTCGTACTATAGACGTGCATATCCGCTGGTTACGCCAAAAAATTGAGGACGACCCAAACATCCCCGAATATATCTTGACCAGGCGGAGCATGGGCTACGAACTGCGTTTGCCGCCCAAGGCCGCCAGCCTCTGA